The following coding sequences lie in one Mustelus asterias chromosome 8, sMusAst1.hap1.1, whole genome shotgun sequence genomic window:
- the LOC144496914 gene encoding flotillin-1-like gives MSFQTCGPNEAMVVSGFCRSPPVMIAGGRVFVLPCVQQIERISLSTLTLNVKSEKVYTRHGVPISVTGIAQVKIQGQNKEMLAAACQMFLGKSEIEIGQIALETLEGHQRAIMAHMTVEEIYKDRKKFSEQVFKVASSDLINMGIGVVSYTLKDIHDDQGYLHSLGKSRTAQVQRDARIGEAEAKRDSGIKEAKAQQQKVSAQYVNEIEVAKAQRDYELKKAVYDTEVSTKKATSDLAYQLQVAKTKQQIEEEKMQVQVVERSQQIQVQEQEILRREKELEAKVKKPAEAERYRLEKLAEAERLKLIMEAEAEAESIRVKGEAEAFAIHAKAKAEAEQMTKKAEAFNEYKDAAMVDMVLSKLPEVAAEISQPFSKVKKITMVSSGNGEVGASKLSGEVLDIMIRLPETIEKLTGVSINQGSSRPSRMS, from the exons atgtcgttTCAAACATGTGGTCCCAACGAGGCGATGGTAGTCTCAG GATTCTGCCGATCTCCGCCCGTGATGATTGCTGGAGGTCGAGTATTTGTTTTGCCGTGTGTGCAACAGATCGAGAG gaTTTCCCTGAGTACTCTGACACTGAATGTGAAAAGTGAGAAGGTGTACACGCGCCATggtgtccctatctctgtcacaggAATTGCACAG GTGAAGATTCAGGGGCAGAATAAAGAGATGCTGGCCGCTGCCTGCCAGATGTTCCTGGGGAAATCGGAGATTGAAATTGGACAGATCGCGCTGGAGACGCTGGAGGGTCACCAGAGAGCCATCATGGCTCACATGACTGTGGAG GAGATCTACAAAGACCGCAAGAAGTTTTCGGAGCAGGTGTTTAAAGTGGCTTCCTCCGACCTGATCAACATGGGCATTGGCGTGGTCAGTTATACCCTGAAGGACATCCACGATGACCAG GGTTACCTGCACTCGCTGGGGAAATCCCGTACGGCACAGGTGCAGCGTGATGCACGGATCGGAGAGGCTGAGGCCAAGCGAGACTCTGGCATTAAG GAAGCCAAGGCCCAGCAGCAGAAGGTCTCGGCGCAGTACGTGAACGAGATCGAGGTGGCCAAAGCGCAACGTGACTATGAGCTGAAGAAAGCCGTCTACGACACGGAAGTGAGCACTAAGAAGGCCACCTCCGACCTGGCCTACCAGCTGCAG gtTGCCAAGACCAAGCAGCAGATTGAGGAGGAGAAAATGCAGGTCCAGGTGGTGGAACGGAGCCAGCAGATCCAGGTCCAGGAGCAGGAAATCCTCCGGCGGGAGAaggagctggaggccaaggtCAAGAAGCCAGCCGAGGCAGAGCGTTACCGTCTGGAGAAGCTGGCTGAAGCCGAGAG GTTGAAGCTGATCATGGAGGCCGAGGCTGAGGCTGAATCCATACGA GTGAAGGGAGAGGCGGAGGCCTTCGCTATTCACGCCAAGGCCAAGGCCGAGGCTGAGCAAATGACCAAGAAGGCCGAGGCTTTCAACGAGTACAAGGACGCTGCCATGGTGGACATGGTGCTGAGTAAGCTGCCTGAG GTGGCAGCTGAGATTAGCCAGCCCTTCTCCAAAGTTAAGAAGATCACCATGGTCAGCAGTGGGAATGGAGAGGTGGGAGCGTCCAAGCTGAGCGGTGAGGTACTGGACATCATGATCAGGCTGCCCGAAACCATCGAGAAGCTCACCGGAGTCAGCATTAACCAG